The following proteins are co-located in the Spirosoma montaniterrae genome:
- the panB gene encoding 3-methyl-2-oxobutanoate hydroxymethyltransferase: MSVHNPDIKRVTTHTIQELKNKGEKISALTAYDYSMARVVDMAGVELILVGDSASNVMAGHETTLPITLDQMIYHACSVVRAVKRALVVVDLPFGSYQGNSSEALRSAIRIMKESGAHAVKMEGGLEIRESIVRVLSAGVPVMGHLGLTPQSIYKFGTYAVRAKEEAEAQKLMDDARMLQDVGCFSLVLEKIPAVLTKRVSENLAIPTIGIGAGPDADGQILVLHDLLGITNEFKPRFLRRYADLHTVMLEAIAHYVDDVKVRDFPNEKEAY; encoded by the coding sequence ATGTCTGTTCATAATCCTGATATTAAACGCGTTACGACGCACACCATCCAGGAACTTAAAAATAAAGGCGAGAAAATATCGGCCCTGACCGCCTACGATTACTCGATGGCGCGGGTAGTTGACATGGCCGGGGTTGAGCTGATTCTGGTCGGCGACTCGGCCTCAAACGTGATGGCGGGTCATGAAACAACATTGCCCATTACGCTCGATCAGATGATTTACCATGCCTGTTCGGTGGTGCGGGCCGTGAAGCGGGCACTTGTGGTGGTCGATCTGCCATTCGGGTCGTATCAGGGCAATTCGTCGGAAGCCCTGCGCTCGGCCATTCGGATCATGAAAGAGTCTGGCGCACACGCTGTAAAGATGGAAGGTGGGCTGGAAATCCGCGAATCTATTGTGCGGGTGCTGAGTGCGGGCGTTCCTGTAATGGGCCACCTCGGCCTGACGCCCCAATCTATTTACAAATTTGGCACATATGCCGTGCGGGCTAAGGAAGAAGCCGAAGCGCAAAAGCTAATGGACGACGCCCGCATGTTGCAGGATGTTGGTTGTTTTAGTTTAGTGCTCGAAAAAATCCCGGCGGTTCTCACCAAACGGGTCTCTGAAAATCTGGCTATTCCCACCATCGGTATTGGTGCTGGCCCTGACGCCGATGGGCAGATTCTGGTCTTACACGACCTGCTCGGCATCACAAACGAATTCAAACCTCGCTTTCTACGCCGTTATGCCGACTTGCACACTGTAATGCTTGAGGCTATTGCCCATTACGTTGACGACGTGAAAGTCCGCGATTTTCCGAACGAGAAAGAAGCGTATTGA
- a CDS encoding RluA family pseudouridine synthase has product MKLNFEDLIVFENDDYILINKPPHVASLDERSADRSGQSILRLAKAYSRDAQLGHRLDKETSGILAIAKHSDAYRHLAMQFEHREVTKRYHAVVNGVHSFEGISVYLPISPVKDGTAVRIDREKGKVAETIFNTLQAYRTTTLVECMPITGRMHQIRVHLMCLKAPIVNDPTYGGKPVFLSDVKRKFNLKQGTDELPLIQRVALHAHSLTFSLLNGDEQTFVAPYPKDFGVLVKQLEKFN; this is encoded by the coding sequence ATGAAACTAAACTTTGAAGACCTCATCGTTTTTGAGAACGATGACTACATATTGATTAATAAGCCACCACACGTAGCCTCGCTCGATGAGCGGTCGGCTGACCGTAGTGGGCAGAGCATTTTGCGTCTGGCAAAAGCATATAGCCGTGACGCACAGCTTGGGCATCGCCTTGACAAAGAAACGTCGGGTATTCTGGCAATCGCGAAACACAGCGATGCGTACCGACATTTAGCCATGCAGTTCGAGCATCGCGAAGTCACAAAACGCTACCATGCAGTGGTGAACGGTGTTCACAGTTTCGAGGGTATATCTGTTTACCTGCCCATTTCGCCTGTCAAAGACGGTACGGCGGTGCGAATCGACCGCGAAAAAGGTAAGGTGGCCGAAACTATTTTCAATACTCTCCAGGCATACCGAACCACTACGCTTGTGGAGTGTATGCCCATTACGGGCCGGATGCACCAGATTCGCGTTCATCTGATGTGCCTGAAGGCCCCCATTGTGAATGATCCAACGTATGGCGGAAAGCCCGTGTTTCTGTCAGACGTGAAGCGGAAGTTCAACCTGAAACAGGGAACCGACGAATTGCCGCTCATTCAACGCGTAGCGCTGCACGCCCATTCGCTTACGTTCAGCCTGCTCAATGGCGATGAACAGACGTTTGTGGCTCCGTATCCGAAAGATTTCGGCGTGTTGGTAAAGCAGTTGGAGAAGTTTAATTAG
- a CDS encoding DUF5522 domain-containing protein: MPTPAQSKKIPGLDDEDYYYTPEGFVVFTAAYHLKRGYCCKNGCRHCPYGFKKRRIELQIMN; the protein is encoded by the coding sequence ATGCCAACCCCTGCGCAGTCGAAAAAAATACCTGGTTTAGACGACGAGGATTATTACTATACACCCGAAGGCTTTGTCGTATTTACCGCAGCTTACCATCTTAAACGCGGCTATTGTTGCAAGAACGGATGCCGCCATTGTCCCTACGGATTCAAAAAAAGAAGGATTGAGTTGCAGATTATGAATTAA
- a CDS encoding murein hydrolase activator EnvC family protein produces the protein MRFPFLYVTLAGLLLLGLGQTPVAGQQTQRSRQALEREKKQNVEKMNQIRTVLKQTASEKQVGLGQLKALDQQIQTQSKQIGLLNKDIQLTEAEIRELRQASGALTRDLENLRDEYASMIYAAEKRRQQINPLGFLFAADNFNQLVARYRYLRQYSDARQSQVRQINNVKSMLDTKQVATQRKRQQQKGTLVVKVGETKKLETLKNEKNQVVKQLGQKEAELRTELAESRRAVNQLEAMITRLVAREARERAAREARERAERERLERVARLEAARKAAERKRAEEAVAAAEKAGEKPNPADVAKVEKPAEPEPAPRKPDERRNNNLNDEETALASSFMASRSRLPWPVSKGFISDRFGRKAHPVLKGIYVENQGVDIQTNAGEGVRSVYDGIVQDVTSMPGMNNVVAIQHGDYFTIYAKLRSVSVRVGQRVKARESIGTVATDKNGVSEIQFQIWKEFTKLNPESWLTPR, from the coding sequence ATGCGTTTCCCATTTCTGTACGTTACGCTTGCTGGATTACTGTTGCTGGGTTTAGGCCAAACGCCGGTTGCCGGGCAGCAAACGCAACGGAGCCGACAGGCACTGGAACGAGAGAAAAAGCAAAATGTAGAGAAAATGAATCAGATTCGGACGGTGTTGAAACAAACAGCGTCGGAGAAGCAGGTTGGTTTGGGCCAGTTAAAAGCCCTCGACCAGCAGATTCAAACTCAATCGAAGCAAATAGGGCTGCTCAACAAAGACATTCAGCTAACCGAAGCCGAGATCAGGGAACTGCGCCAGGCCAGCGGGGCACTTACCCGTGATTTGGAGAACCTGAGAGACGAGTATGCGTCGATGATTTACGCAGCCGAAAAACGACGGCAGCAGATTAACCCGCTGGGTTTTTTGTTTGCCGCCGACAACTTTAACCAGTTAGTAGCCCGCTACCGCTACCTGCGCCAGTACTCCGATGCCCGGCAAAGTCAGGTTCGGCAAATAAACAACGTGAAGTCGATGCTCGATACCAAGCAGGTAGCCACACAACGCAAGCGGCAACAGCAAAAGGGTACGCTGGTAGTGAAAGTTGGTGAGACGAAGAAGCTGGAGACGCTGAAAAATGAAAAAAATCAGGTTGTAAAACAGCTTGGTCAGAAAGAAGCCGAACTCCGAACTGAGTTGGCCGAAAGTCGCCGGGCGGTGAATCAGTTAGAGGCCATGATTACCCGCTTAGTGGCTCGCGAAGCACGCGAACGGGCTGCCCGTGAGGCTCGCGAACGCGCCGAACGCGAGCGGCTGGAGCGCGTTGCCCGGCTCGAAGCGGCTCGTAAAGCGGCTGAGCGCAAACGCGCCGAAGAAGCCGTGGCAGCCGCCGAAAAAGCGGGCGAAAAACCGAACCCCGCCGACGTTGCCAAAGTCGAAAAACCAGCCGAACCCGAACCTGCCCCCCGCAAGCCAGACGAACGGCGCAATAATAACCTCAACGACGAAGAAACAGCCCTGGCGTCGTCGTTTATGGCTTCGCGGTCGCGTTTGCCGTGGCCGGTCTCTAAGGGGTTTATTTCAGATCGGTTTGGCCGCAAGGCGCATCCCGTATTGAAAGGTATTTATGTTGAAAATCAAGGTGTTGACATACAGACAAATGCGGGTGAGGGCGTTCGGTCGGTGTATGATGGCATTGTGCAGGACGTGACGAGTATGCCGGGCATGAATAACGTGGTAGCCATTCAGCACGGCGATTATTTTACGATTTACGCTAAACTACGGAGTGTATCGGTGCGTGTCGGGCAGCGGGTTAAAGCCCGCGAATCCATTGGTACTGTGGCGACTGATAAAAACGGCGTTTCTGAAATTCAATTCCAAATCTGGAAAGAATTCACCAAACTCAATCCCGAATCGTGGCTAACACCACGGTGA
- the rocD gene encoding ornithine--oxo-acid transaminase, whose translation MQTTLPTSAAEQAMALEWQYGAHNYHPVPVVLSRGEGVFVWDVEEKRYFDFLSAYSAVSQGHCHPRIINALTEQARRLTLTSRAFYNEQLGQCEKFLCEYFGYDKVLMMNSGAEAGETALKLTRKWAYKVKGIAQNQAKTVYATGNFWGRTLAAISSSTDPSSTNDFGPLLPGYVIVPYNDLNALEEAFKSDPNIAGFMVEPIQGEAGVLVPDEGYLRGVRDLCTTYNVLFIADEVQTGIGRTGKRICCDHEGVKPDLLVLGKALSGGTMPVSAVLSSDEIMLTIKPGEHGSTYGGNPLACAVTVAALQVVEDENLTENAAAMGDIFRARMADLARRSDLVQTVRGKGLLNAIVIGERPQFGEETAWELCMALKDNGLLCKPTHGDKIRFAPPLVITDEQMHEACDIIEQTVLAF comes from the coding sequence ATGCAAACTACCTTACCAACCTCGGCAGCCGAACAGGCAATGGCCTTAGAATGGCAGTACGGTGCCCACAACTACCATCCGGTTCCGGTGGTGCTGTCGCGGGGCGAGGGCGTGTTTGTCTGGGACGTAGAAGAGAAACGTTACTTCGATTTTTTATCAGCCTATAGTGCTGTTAGTCAGGGCCATTGCCACCCGCGTATTATCAATGCGCTGACCGAACAGGCCCGTCGGCTGACGCTGACCTCGCGGGCGTTTTATAACGAGCAGTTGGGGCAGTGCGAAAAATTTCTGTGTGAGTACTTCGGCTACGATAAAGTGTTGATGATGAACTCAGGGGCCGAGGCTGGCGAAACGGCCCTGAAACTGACCCGCAAATGGGCCTACAAAGTGAAGGGTATCGCGCAGAATCAGGCTAAAACCGTATATGCCACCGGAAACTTCTGGGGCCGCACGCTGGCCGCTATTTCATCATCGACCGACCCCAGTAGTACCAATGATTTCGGGCCGCTGCTTCCCGGTTACGTCATTGTACCCTACAACGATCTCAACGCGCTGGAAGAAGCGTTCAAAAGCGATCCGAACATTGCCGGGTTCATGGTCGAGCCGATTCAGGGCGAAGCGGGCGTGCTGGTTCCCGATGAAGGCTACCTGCGCGGTGTGCGCGACCTCTGCACTACCTATAATGTACTGTTCATTGCCGACGAAGTGCAGACCGGAATTGGCCGCACTGGCAAGCGCATCTGCTGCGACCATGAAGGCGTAAAACCCGACCTGCTTGTGCTGGGTAAAGCACTGTCGGGCGGCACCATGCCCGTGTCGGCAGTGTTATCGTCGGACGAAATAATGCTGACCATCAAACCGGGCGAACATGGCAGTACCTACGGCGGCAACCCGCTGGCCTGCGCCGTGACGGTGGCGGCCCTGCAAGTGGTAGAAGACGAGAATCTGACCGAGAACGCAGCCGCGATGGGCGACATTTTCCGCGCCCGCATGGCCGACCTCGCCCGGCGTTCCGACCTGGTTCAGACCGTGCGCGGCAAGGGGCTGCTAAACGCTATCGTTATTGGCGAACGTCCGCAGTTTGGCGAAGAAACCGCCTGGGAGTTGTGTATGGCTCTGAAAGACAACGGCCTACTCTGCAAACCCACGCACGGCGACAAAATCCGCTTCGCGCCCCCCCTTGTCATCACCGACGAGCAGATGCACGAAGCCTGCGATATCATTGAGCAGACGGTGCTGGCGTTTTAG
- a CDS encoding tetratricopeptide repeat protein, producing MRILRPFGTNRQNLLWLGLMVWVGIYPAEAQRKRAQADTSLAKQASTTTARIEEETMFVEGMRSLMADEPAKAITQFTKLLQKSPNNAAAQYATANALMKTGKTAEAIPYAAKAYSLDASNKFYNLLLAELYVKQKRYGEAEDLYETLLKKGPENAEYGVELAAIYLFDEKPDKALATYNAVERELGLNEEITRQKQRIYLKQNKIDKAIEEAEKLAASEPGDPDYLLEGAELLIANDRHDQAIGWVERALKLNADLPQAHVLLADIYRKKGDMERVKQELNHVFANPNLEAGLKARILSSYVGLTGDGEASKQDALKMAQDLAKTNPNDPKTQVMLADLLVQQGQKAQARDAYARAARLDGSVYEVWGALLQLDGELNQVDSLLVHSEQALEVFPTQGLFWYSNGSANLFKRRYQQAVDAFEESKKLLASSGSAELKRGIDAQLGDAYNGLGEHEKSDEAYEAVLKVDPLNDHVLNNYSYFLSLRKAKLDRARQLASKLVERHPTNATYLDTYAWVLYVSKDYANARKYLEKALADTTNVSGTILEHYGDVLYELGERDKAAEQWKRAKQKGGAGPDLDKKIATGKL from the coding sequence ATGCGTATTCTCAGACCGTTCGGTACAAACCGGCAAAACCTGCTCTGGCTGGGGCTGATGGTATGGGTAGGAATTTATCCTGCCGAGGCTCAGCGCAAACGGGCGCAGGCCGATACGTCGCTGGCAAAACAAGCTTCGACAACCACGGCTCGTATCGAAGAAGAAACGATGTTTGTGGAAGGGATGCGCTCCCTGATGGCCGATGAGCCGGCCAAAGCCATTACGCAGTTTACCAAATTACTACAAAAATCGCCTAACAACGCAGCCGCCCAGTACGCTACGGCCAATGCGTTGATGAAGACCGGGAAAACCGCAGAAGCTATTCCTTATGCGGCCAAAGCTTATAGTCTCGATGCCAGCAACAAGTTTTACAACCTGCTGCTGGCTGAGCTGTATGTGAAACAGAAGCGTTACGGCGAGGCCGAAGATCTCTACGAAACATTGTTGAAGAAAGGCCCCGAAAACGCCGAATATGGCGTCGAACTGGCCGCTATCTATCTGTTCGATGAAAAGCCCGATAAAGCGTTGGCAACGTATAACGCCGTAGAGCGTGAGTTGGGGCTGAACGAAGAAATTACCCGGCAGAAGCAACGTATCTATCTGAAACAGAATAAGATTGATAAGGCCATCGAAGAGGCCGAAAAGTTAGCCGCATCTGAACCGGGCGATCCCGATTACCTGCTCGAAGGAGCCGAACTGCTCATTGCCAACGACCGGCACGATCAGGCTATTGGCTGGGTCGAACGCGCTCTTAAACTCAACGCCGACTTACCGCAGGCGCACGTACTGCTGGCCGATATTTACCGGAAGAAAGGCGACATGGAGCGCGTAAAGCAGGAACTGAACCATGTTTTTGCGAACCCAAACCTTGAAGCGGGCCTGAAGGCACGCATTCTGTCGAGCTATGTCGGGCTGACCGGCGACGGCGAAGCCTCAAAGCAGGACGCGCTCAAAATGGCGCAGGATTTAGCCAAAACCAATCCGAACGACCCAAAAACGCAGGTGATGCTGGCCGATTTGCTGGTGCAGCAGGGACAGAAAGCACAGGCCCGCGATGCCTACGCCCGCGCTGCCCGGCTCGATGGGTCGGTATATGAAGTGTGGGGGGCATTGTTGCAGTTAGATGGCGAATTGAATCAGGTCGACAGTTTGCTGGTGCATTCCGAGCAAGCTCTGGAAGTGTTTCCAACGCAGGGCCTGTTCTGGTATTCCAACGGCTCGGCTAATCTATTTAAACGGCGGTATCAGCAGGCGGTCGATGCCTTTGAAGAGAGTAAAAAGCTGCTGGCATCGTCGGGTAGTGCCGAACTGAAACGGGGTATCGACGCGCAGTTGGGCGACGCTTATAACGGGCTGGGCGAACACGAGAAATCGGATGAAGCTTACGAAGCCGTGCTAAAAGTCGACCCGCTCAACGATCACGTACTGAACAACTACAGCTATTTTCTGTCGCTGCGCAAGGCCAAACTTGACCGTGCCCGGCAGTTAGCCAGCAAATTAGTGGAGCGGCACCCTACCAATGCTACCTATTTAGATACCTACGCGTGGGTGCTGTATGTCTCCAAAGACTATGCCAATGCCCGGAAGTATCTGGAAAAAGCCCTGGCCGATACCACCAACGTAAGCGGCACCATCCTTGAACATTACGGCGATGTGTTATATGAACTTGGTGAGCGCGACAAAGCCGCTGAGCAATGGAAACGGGCCAAACAAAAGGGTGGGGCCGGGCCAGACCTCGACAAAAAGATTGCTACCGGGAAGTTATAA
- a CDS encoding M48 family metalloprotease, with protein MKAALSLSILSLSAALSAPLYAQTTRAFGPAVPGTFICNYTGRPGTGNVVCNQTTPSNGHAERVVDRILRPIGLMRNFKVVECSNTDNCFATVLKGQRFIVYDAAFMQNIEEQTETDWSAISIMAHEIGHHLQGHTIDGTGGQPQKEIEADKFSGFVLHQLGASLDESVVAVRALGNDHATTTHPAKFARMEAIRKGWLEAEAMYPRSRSGSKSPVAMAPKPINTTPVSSPVMRPPVVAKAPSAPVRVAVGLTRPGCVSGDCQDGKGVFVYPTRERYVGEFEEGDKHGVGIEYYADGKPKYKGNFRDNLRADYGVYYYRNGDKFEGWFKNNLPNGKGTYTFADGEKIAGQFRNGQPVE; from the coding sequence GTGAAAGCGGCTTTATCCCTCTCTATTCTCTCGCTGAGCGCGGCCTTATCGGCTCCGCTCTATGCGCAAACCACCCGCGCCTTTGGCCCGGCAGTTCCCGGCACATTCATCTGCAATTACACAGGCCGACCCGGAACCGGCAACGTAGTTTGTAACCAGACAACGCCATCGAACGGCCATGCCGAACGTGTGGTCGACCGAATTTTACGGCCCATTGGTCTGATGCGGAATTTCAAAGTAGTAGAATGCTCGAATACCGACAATTGCTTTGCCACAGTATTGAAAGGGCAACGGTTTATCGTGTACGATGCAGCATTTATGCAAAACATTGAAGAACAAACCGAAACCGACTGGTCGGCAATCAGTATCATGGCCCACGAAATCGGGCACCATTTGCAGGGCCACACTATCGACGGCACGGGCGGGCAACCACAAAAAGAAATCGAAGCCGACAAGTTTTCGGGCTTTGTACTACATCAGTTAGGTGCCTCGCTCGATGAGTCGGTGGTAGCCGTGCGGGCATTGGGTAACGACCATGCTACGACAACGCACCCCGCCAAATTTGCCCGGATGGAAGCCATTCGGAAAGGCTGGCTCGAAGCCGAAGCCATGTACCCGCGTTCCCGTAGCGGAAGCAAATCGCCCGTGGCAATGGCTCCCAAACCAATCAACACCACCCCTGTCAGTTCGCCTGTAATGCGTCCTCCAGTAGTAGCGAAGGCACCGTCGGCACCCGTGCGTGTGGCTGTCGGCTTAACGCGGCCCGGCTGCGTATCAGGCGATTGTCAGGATGGCAAAGGCGTGTTTGTATACCCCACCCGCGAACGTTACGTGGGCGAGTTTGAAGAAGGCGACAAACACGGCGTCGGTATCGAATACTATGCCGATGGCAAGCCGAAATACAAGGGTAATTTCCGCGACAATTTGCGGGCCGATTACGGTGTGTACTATTACCGCAACGGCGACAAGTTTGAAGGCTGGTTTAAAAATAACCTACCCAACGGCAAAGGCACCTATACCTTCGCCGATGGCGAAAAAATTGCCGGGCAGTTCAGAAACGGGCAACCAGTGGAATGA
- a CDS encoding DUF4292 domain-containing protein produces MNKYLFFALLLGIFLHTEGCRRRAMSRTVGTAPVAAPDSVKKDSVVTVSPDRPPDSVKAIRPTRPGIEEARANVAEIDFSYLIAKSRVSFKGPRQDIDNASVNIRVRKDSLIWVSISKLGLEAVRAQITHDSITIVDKIHREYSVYDFPTLSRQFNFEMNFELLQALIVGNLPLPKQPAQKIKNERDLLLLRQSEGKVMVENYIGENDRKLKKLLVTEQPTKNTLRLDYEDFTSLNNFLFPYTSLVTLDYQSKTDGQFYQTLLRIKHNRVELVEKSPGFPFTIPSGYQRRP; encoded by the coding sequence ATGAATAAATACTTGTTTTTTGCCCTGTTGCTGGGCATTTTTCTACATACAGAAGGTTGTCGGCGTCGGGCTATGTCGCGTACCGTTGGCACCGCCCCGGTAGCCGCTCCCGATTCGGTAAAAAAAGATTCGGTCGTGACCGTATCGCCTGACCGCCCGCCCGATTCGGTCAAAGCAATCCGCCCCACCCGGCCTGGTATCGAAGAAGCCCGCGCTAACGTAGCCGAAATCGATTTTAGCTATCTCATCGCCAAATCAAGGGTTTCGTTTAAAGGGCCACGGCAGGATATCGACAATGCCAGTGTGAACATCCGGGTTCGTAAAGATAGCCTGATCTGGGTGTCGATTTCCAAACTGGGCCTCGAAGCCGTTCGTGCCCAGATTACCCACGATTCCATTACGATTGTCGATAAAATTCACCGCGAATATTCGGTGTATGATTTTCCGACACTGAGCCGGCAGTTTAACTTCGAGATGAATTTCGAACTGCTTCAGGCTCTGATTGTCGGCAATTTGCCGTTGCCCAAGCAGCCCGCGCAGAAAATAAAAAATGAACGTGATTTGCTCCTGTTGCGGCAAAGTGAGGGCAAAGTGATGGTCGAAAATTACATTGGTGAGAACGACCGGAAACTAAAAAAGCTGCTGGTTACGGAGCAGCCTACCAAAAATACATTGCGGCTCGATTACGAAGATTTTACGTCGCTCAATAACTTTCTGTTTCCGTATACCAGCCTGGTGACATTGGACTATCAGTCGAAAACCGACGGTCAGTTTTACCAGACCTTGTTGCGAATTAAACATAACAGAGTAGAACTGGTCGAAAAAAGTCCAGGATTTCCGTTCACGATTCCGTCGGGCTATCAACGTCGGCCATGA
- the rpmB gene encoding 50S ribosomal protein L28 — MARVCQITGKRTRSGNNVSHANNKTKRKFYPNLQKKRFFVESTGEWVTLKVSTSAIKTINKNGLELTLQKAHQRGTLSL, encoded by the coding sequence ATGGCAAGAGTTTGTCAAATCACAGGAAAACGCACGCGGTCGGGTAACAACGTATCGCACGCCAACAATAAAACGAAACGGAAGTTCTACCCGAACCTGCAAAAAAAGCGGTTCTTCGTAGAATCGACCGGCGAATGGGTTACGTTGAAGGTATCGACCTCGGCAATTAAAACCATCAATAAAAACGGTCTCGAACTGACGCTGCAAAAGGCACATCAGCGCGGTACGCTGTCGCTCTAA
- a CDS encoding Ohr family peroxiredoxin, translating to METVYTTTVSNIGGRDGDVKSLDGILELNLRRPVEMRGEGGAANPEMLFAAAYSSCYNGALMAVAERRKLILPEHAVEVSISLNKDGNHMSLSGKITVKAPGMDPDQLQQLAETAHAVCPYSKAVKGNMDMKIEVLT from the coding sequence ATGGAAACGGTATATACAACCACTGTCAGCAACATTGGCGGGCGTGATGGCGATGTAAAATCACTGGATGGTATTCTGGAGTTGAACCTGCGCCGACCTGTTGAGATGCGGGGCGAGGGCGGTGCCGCCAACCCGGAGATGCTTTTTGCGGCTGCCTATAGCTCGTGCTACAACGGTGCGCTGATGGCCGTGGCCGAACGCAGGAAACTTATCTTGCCCGAACATGCCGTAGAAGTCAGTATTTCACTCAATAAAGATGGAAATCATATGTCTTTATCGGGAAAGATCACGGTGAAAGCACCCGGTATGGACCCCGATCAACTGCAACAGTTGGCCGAAACAGCCCATGCCGTTTGCCCCTACTCCAAAGCCGTAAAAGGCAATATGGACATGAAAATCGAGGTGCTGACTTAG
- a CDS encoding WD40/YVTN/BNR-like repeat-containing protein has translation MKKVFNAFLFLLTLPALAQWQPQAVGTDANFRAVSVVNASVVWIGGSKGTFVHTTDGGQTWQTGTVPDAQSCDFRDVHGVDAKTAFLMSAGPAEQGQARIYKTTDGGQTWSISYQTQQTGVFFDGLDFWDKQNGIVFGDPVNGRWFILTTRDGGQSWQQIPESVLPPMPPGEAAFAASGTSLVVEGKRNVWIASGGGKAGRVFRSTDRGQTWDVFVTPLPGGDATGLFGMRFFSSKTGVVVGGNYKQEKQTGSNAALTRDGGQSWQLLSETNPPGLKEAVTLLPGDLLLVVGPSGTSLSADQGQTWQRLDTDGFHSVGCVKGTCYAVGAKGKVGKRVTK, from the coding sequence ATGAAAAAAGTATTCAACGCATTTCTGTTTCTGCTCACCCTGCCCGCGCTGGCACAGTGGCAACCGCAAGCCGTGGGAACCGACGCTAATTTTCGGGCCGTGAGCGTCGTTAATGCCAGTGTGGTTTGGATTGGTGGCTCGAAAGGCACGTTTGTACACACAACCGATGGCGGGCAAACGTGGCAGACCGGCACCGTACCCGACGCCCAATCGTGCGACTTCCGCGACGTACACGGCGTAGATGCTAAAACCGCCTTTTTGATGAGTGCCGGACCCGCCGAGCAGGGGCAGGCGCGTATCTACAAAACTACCGACGGGGGCCAAACGTGGTCGATTAGCTATCAGACGCAGCAGACAGGCGTGTTTTTCGATGGGCTGGATTTCTGGGACAAACAAAACGGTATCGTGTTCGGCGACCCGGTGAATGGCCGGTGGTTTATTCTGACAACCCGCGATGGTGGGCAGTCGTGGCAGCAAATACCCGAATCGGTTCTGCCGCCAATGCCACCCGGCGAAGCAGCTTTTGCGGCCAGTGGTACGAGCTTAGTAGTCGAAGGCAAGCGCAACGTCTGGATTGCATCGGGTGGGGGCAAGGCCGGGCGCGTGTTTCGCTCTACCGACCGGGGGCAAACGTGGGACGTGTTCGTAACGCCCCTGCCAGGCGGTGACGCTACGGGGCTGTTCGGCATGCGATTCTTTAGTAGTAAAACCGGTGTTGTAGTAGGCGGCAACTACAAACAGGAAAAACAAACTGGCTCTAATGCCGCCCTCACCCGCGACGGTGGGCAGTCGTGGCAGTTGCTCAGCGAAACCAACCCGCCCGGCCTCAAAGAAGCCGTTACGCTGCTCCCCGGCGATTTGCTGCTCGTGGTCGGTCCGTCGGGTACAAGCCTGTCTGCCGATCAGGGCCAGACCTGGCAACGGCTCGATACCGACGGTTTTCATTCGGTTGGCTGCGTGAAAGGCACCTGCTATGCCGTTGGCGCGAAAGGAAAAGTTGGCAAGCGCGTTACTAAATAA
- a CDS encoding RluA family pseudouridine synthase: MKRKPYQVVYEDNHLLIVNKDPGILVQGDRTGDVTLLDVLKDYVKEKYNKPGEVFLGLVHRLDRPVSGLVVFARTSKALERMTELFRKRQIQKTYWAVVRQKPPKTADKLVNWLVKDEQKNQVTVYDYEVPGSQKAELSYRLLGRINEHYLIEVSPITGRPHQIRSQLAHIGCPIRGDVKYGYDRAVADKKIYLHARRLYFIHPVKKAGTPDRAIICRAGVPNDPFWEEFLELDDEIYNDKNIDITYE, translated from the coding sequence ATGAAACGAAAACCATATCAGGTCGTCTACGAAGACAATCACCTGTTAATAGTCAATAAAGACCCCGGCATATTAGTACAGGGCGACCGCACTGGCGACGTTACGCTGCTGGATGTGTTGAAAGACTATGTCAAAGAAAAATACAATAAACCCGGTGAAGTGTTTCTGGGTCTGGTGCATCGGCTCGACCGCCCGGTAAGTGGGCTGGTGGTGTTTGCCCGAACGTCGAAGGCATTGGAACGGATGACAGAACTGTTTCGGAAGCGGCAGATACAGAAGACGTACTGGGCTGTTGTGCGTCAGAAACCACCGAAAACTGCTGATAAGTTGGTCAACTGGCTTGTGAAAGACGAACAGAAGAATCAGGTAACGGTATATGATTACGAAGTACCCGGTTCGCAGAAAGCCGAATTATCGTATCGGCTGCTGGGCCGTATCAACGAGCATTATTTGATAGAAGTGAGTCCGATAACGGGCCGACCGCACCAGATTCGGTCACAGTTGGCGCATATAGGGTGTCCAATTCGGGGCGATGTAAAATACGGATACGACCGGGCCGTTGCTGACAAGAAAATATACCTGCACGCACGTCGGCTCTACTTCATCCATCCAGTGAAAAAGGCCGGGACGCCGGACCGAGCAATAATTTGCCGCGCCGGGGTTCCGAACGACCCGTTCTGGGAAGAATTTCTGGAATTAGATGACGAAATATACAACGACAAAAACATTGATATTACGTATGAGTGA